One Salmo salar chromosome ssa01, Ssal_v3.1, whole genome shotgun sequence DNA window includes the following coding sequences:
- the LOC106567444 gene encoding proteinase-activated receptor 3: MGKLVFFLLVSSLLLDVTFQSKGKKARKSKRNITEVVNPRTFRGEIIQSKSVSLPNATQQTQTQQAPHSTPLLSPSALTPRALRLRSNDTAAYLAGPLSTRVIPCVYVLAVVVGIPANVAILSAVATKVRTVSSTILYCSLAVSDLFLLLSLVFKAHYHLHGNHWMFGEAACRVVTACFYGNLYCSAHTLACLSIKRYLAVVHPFLYKSLPKRACTVWASLAVWGVFGAAVVPILLVRQSYHLPQLGLTTCHDVLPRDYSSHAPLLYYNLGLTILGLLVPLVVTAVCYTWIIRELNRSHHDWTLYVKASSLVFVIFVACFGPAATLHFLHYVHLLEGGEESFYGYFKVAVCLCCLHACLDPFLFLLMSKSAGSKLYFMTLKGKTLNIST, translated from the exons ATGGGGAAACTGGTGTTTTTTTTACTTGTTTCATCTCTTTTGCTGGATGTGACCTTTCAATCCAAAG GAAAAAAAGCCAGGAAATCCAAGAGGAACATCACTGAAGTGGTAAATCCCAGAACATTTAGAGGAGAAATCATCCAGTCaaagtctgtctctctccctaatGCCAcccaacagacacagacacaacaagCACCCCATTCTACTCCCCTCCTCAGCCCCTCTGCCCTTACCCCTCGGGCGCTGCGGTTGCGAAGCAATGACACAGCGGCGTATCTTGCCGGCCCGCTGAGCACACGGGTCATACCCTGTGTTTATGTACTGGCCGTTGTCGTGGGAATCCCGGCCAACGTTGCCATCTTGTCTGCCGTGGCCACTAAAGTCAGGACAGTGTCGTCAACCATCCTCTACTGCAGCCTGGCCGTCTccgacctcttcctcctcctctccctcgtcTTCAAGGCCCACTACCATCTCCACGGCAACCACTGGATGTTCGGCGAGGCTGCTTGCCGCGTTGTCACGGCCTGTTTCTACGGCAACCTCTACTGCTCGGCCCACACGCTAGCCTGCCTTAGCATCAAGCGCTACCTGGCTGTGGTGCACCCCTTCCTCTACAAGAGCCTTCCCAAGAGGGCGTGCACCGTTTGGGCCAGTCTGGCTGTGTGGGGGGTGTTTGGGGCTGCCGTTGTACCTATACTCCTGGTCCGTCAGAGCTACCACCTACCCCAGCTCGGCCTCACCACCTGCCATGATGTACTCCCCCGGGACTACAGCTCCCATGCTCCTCTGCTCTACTACAATCTGGGCCTGACAATCCTGGGTCTATTAGTCCCCCTGGTGGTCACGGCTGTGTGTTACACATGGATCATCCGAGAACTCAACCGCTCGCACCACGACTGGACACTGTATGTCAAGGCCAGCTCACTGGTGTTTGTGATCTTTGTGGCATGTTTCGGCCCCGCCGCGACACTCCACTTCCTGCATTACGTACACCTGTTGGAGGGCGGAGAGGAGAGCTTCTATGGCTACTTCAAAGTAGCGGTGTGTCTGTGCTGCCTGCATGCCTGCCTGGACccgttcctcttcctcctcatgtcAAAATCAGCCGGATCCAAACTCTACTTCATGACCCTCAAGGGGAAGACACTGAACATCTCCACCTGA